A single genomic interval of Aureliella helgolandensis harbors:
- a CDS encoding serine/threonine protein kinase, translated as MLAKCDTSEGTIGGNGTAATGESAPAKSSSAFDSPPQLRNRVLNLSLANIELGEPLGTGTVGEVFRGRWIKTGEEVAVKLLQPGLSENQLVRARFRLEMSILQRLNHPHIIRYFGGGDVDGRLYYAMEVVEGGNIRDLLDRYGKLNWQEVASVGRQVCSALQYAHNQGIIHRDLKPSNLFLTKEGCVKLGDFGIARDTNAEDITDQGITVGTHAYMSPEQITGQATLTGKADLYSLGCVLFELLTGEKPFAAGNNFALLFEQHLHKPAPKVTEYISDCPSKLASIIDQLLEKDPDRRPFNARTVQAVMLRLLEKRPAASSAEAASQPPDVGAGTVTDPGLQSLARKLLPPPERHVSWQALVIVSLLTIVAVCAVVLATRS; from the coding sequence TTGCTCGCAAAATGCGACACTTCGGAGGGAACGATTGGTGGAAACGGGACCGCCGCCACCGGGGAATCCGCACCCGCGAAATCCTCCTCCGCTTTTGACAGCCCTCCGCAACTACGGAATCGCGTTTTGAACCTATCATTGGCAAATATCGAGCTGGGGGAGCCGCTGGGCACAGGTACCGTGGGGGAAGTCTTCCGCGGCCGATGGATAAAGACGGGAGAAGAAGTCGCTGTCAAATTACTGCAGCCTGGGCTGTCAGAGAACCAACTGGTGCGTGCCCGCTTCCGCCTCGAAATGTCAATCCTCCAGCGACTCAACCACCCGCACATCATTCGCTACTTTGGCGGCGGAGACGTCGATGGCAGACTCTACTATGCCATGGAGGTCGTTGAGGGGGGGAACATCCGAGATCTGCTCGATCGCTATGGCAAATTGAACTGGCAAGAAGTCGCTTCGGTGGGCCGGCAAGTCTGCAGCGCCCTGCAGTATGCCCACAATCAAGGCATTATCCACCGCGACCTCAAACCCTCCAATCTATTCCTAACCAAGGAGGGCTGCGTGAAGCTCGGCGACTTTGGTATCGCCCGGGATACCAACGCAGAAGACATCACCGACCAAGGCATTACCGTGGGCACACACGCCTACATGTCTCCCGAACAGATCACGGGGCAGGCGACCCTAACCGGCAAGGCGGATCTTTACTCTCTGGGCTGCGTTCTGTTTGAGTTGCTCACCGGTGAAAAGCCCTTTGCCGCTGGCAACAACTTCGCATTGCTGTTTGAGCAACATCTGCACAAACCAGCTCCCAAAGTCACCGAGTATATTTCGGACTGCCCCTCCAAGTTGGCTAGCATTATTGACCAGCTGCTGGAAAAGGACCCCGACCGCCGCCCCTTCAACGCCCGCACGGTACAAGCAGTCATGCTGCGTTTGCTGGAAAAGCGTCCCGCCGCGTCCTCCGCCGAGGCAGCGTCCCAACCGCCCGATGTTGGAGCTGGAACCGTGACCGATCCCGGCCTGCAATCACTAGCTCGCAAATTGCTCCCCCCACCAGAACGCCACGTCTCATGGCAGGCACTGGTGATCGTCAGCCTTCTGACCATCGTAGCCGTTTGCGCCGTTGTACTGGCGACGAGGAGTTGA